The genomic interval ATGCCGGTTTCGGCTACGCCAAAGTTGACGCCGCTGATGCCCATGTCCGCCTCGCAGAATTTCTGGCGCATGATGCGCCGGGCAATCATCGTCAGGGCTTCGGGATCCTGCACCGGCTCGGCCCCCAGTTTCTTCTGGAAAATTTCGCTGATCTCACCGCGGGTGAGATGCATCGCGGGGAAGACCAGGTGATAGGGCGGTTCATCCCGCAACTGCACGATGAATTCGCCGAGATCGGATTCAAACACGCCAAACCCCGCCTGCTGCAAGCCGTCATTGAGGTGGATTTCCTCAGTGGTCATGCTCTTGGATTTGATGATGGCTTTGACGTGGTTGTTGCGCGCCACCTCGATGATGTACTCGCGGGCGGCCTTGGCGTCCTTGGCCCAGAAGACTTTGCCCCCCCGGGCTTCGATGTTCTTGGCGAACTGATCGAGATACTTGTCCAGGTGGTTGATGACCTCGTACTTGATTTCCGCCGCCGCCTGGCGGGCCTGTTCCCAATCCTGAAACCGGGCTTTGTTCTCGTCACGTTTGCCCTCGTATCCGGTCAATGCTTTCCGGATGAGGTTGCGGTGGCGCAGGTCGGCACAATAGCGCGTGGCGCTTTCCTTGAAGGTTTTGGCAATGGTCATCATAGGCCTTGAGCAAGCACCTCGGCGAGGTGGAGTCCACGAACTTTTTTACCCTGCTTGTTCAGCATCCCCTGGATGTGCATCAGGCAACTGGAATCGAGCGAGATGACGTAATCGGCGGTGGTTTCCTCGATGGCGGCGCATTTGGCCTCGCCCATCGCGGAGGAAATCATGGGGAACTTGACGGCAAACGTGCCGCCGAAACCGCAGCAGGTTTCCTTGGGGTTCATCTCCACCAGCTCCAGACCGCGCACGTGCTTGAGCAGTTGGCGGGGTTCGTCCTTGAGGTGCATCTCGCGCAGCCCGTGGCAGCCATCATGAAACGTGGCCTTGCCGGGAAACGACGCGCCCAAATCCGTCACGTTGAGCTTTTTTACTAGGAACTCGGAGAACTCATACGTCTTGGCCGCTAGGATTTTGGCTTCCTCATGCTGGGGTGTGCCTTGAAACAACTGCGGATAAAACACCCGCATCATGGCGCCGCAGGAGCCGGACGGGGTGACGACGACTTCGGCGTTTTTGAAAGCCTTCAACGCCTGTTGAGCCACCGCGCGCGCCTCATCCCACAGGCCCGAATTAAAGGCCGGCTGACCGCAGCAGGTTTGTTCCTCCGGGAACTCCACCTGGTGTCCCAGCTTTTCCAATATCTTGACCACGCTGATCCCGACCTCGGGATAGAACTGGTCAATAAAACACGGTATAAACAATGTGATCTTCATGGCATCAACTCATTCTCGCCGTCACGAAGCATTACGTTAGCTAAAACAGCGGCATGAAACCAGCAGAATTTGCGGTTCAGCTCCGCGTGATCTGCAATCCCGTATCCGAGAGGCTCAGTTGCACAAAGCGCGCCCGCGGATTGGGCGGCTGGGCGGTCAGGGTTTTCTGAATGCGGCGCGCGGCTTCCTCATCCTTGGCGAACATCAGCAGGAATCCGCCACCACCCGCACCCAGCAGCTTGGTGGCCGCCAGATAATCTTCCACCGGGGTTAGGATGCGCTGCACCTCCGGCGGGTTGGTGCCGGAATCCAATCGCTGATTTAACGTCCAACTGCGGCGAATGCACGCCGTCAAGTCGTTATAATCGCACTGTTGAATGGCTTGATAGGTCAATTCCGCGTTGAGCCCAATCTCCCCGATGATCCGCAAGTGCGAGGGTGAATTGAGGAAAATTCCGCGCACGATTTCCTGGAGGATGTTTTTCGCCAGCCGGGTGATACCGGTATAATACAGCAACACCGTTTTATTGGCGTATTCCCGTTCAAACAGGTGCGGTGGCAGCCAGCGCAACGTGGGCTTCTGCGAGAGCCCAGGCCCGGTTTCCACCAGTTTTATGCCGCGGAAAATGGCGCCAGCCTGGTCCTGCCAGCCGCCGCCGGTGGTAAGCATCTGTTCCAGCGCCAGCGTGCGGATAAACAAGACGTTTCGGTCCCAGTTCAGCCCGCACAGATCGCTCAGGGTCGCCAGCAGCGTGGCGGCCAGGATGCTGCTGGTGCCCAGCCCGGAACCTTTGGGCACCGCCGACAGCATCGAGACCTCAATGCCGCCGCCAAACTGCTCCAATAACTGGTCCTTGAGTGAAGGGGCTCCGCCCGTGGCATGAAACCTCGGCAGGAACCCCGCCAGCGCTAGCGCCGCTTTTGCCAAAGCAAATTCGCTACCGGGCCGGGCATAGGTATCCAGCTCCTCGTATGTGTGGATGCGTTGCTCCACCCCCAGGTCAATCGAACGCAACACCAGTGCCGGTTCGGCACCGAGTTTGCCAAACACTTGGATGGGCGGTTGACTGTTCAAATCCACCGCCATATTCAGCACTTTGCCGCCGTATTCCAGACAGTAAGGCGGTGTATCTGTCCAGCCCCCGGCCAAGTCCAACCGCACCGGGCTGCGCCCCCAGACAATCTGATCTTCCTGCACATTGCTGTGCGGCAACACCGGCGACAATTGGGCGTCCCGCACAATCATCTCCTGCAAAAGCGCAAAGGCCTTTGATTCGTATTGTTCCCAGTCGGCCGTACCCCGATGGCGCAGCACGGCGGCCCGAAACATCTGATCATGCACCTGCTGCAGCGGTTCCTGACCATCGCCCGCATCCATATCCAGCTTGGGCAAAGGTTGGTCGCCGGTGGCAAACAGCCGGGCGGTGCTTTCCAAGTCGAGTTTGAAAAACACGCTGTACCGATAATTCCGCAGCATGGGCAACAGGCAACCATTGCGTAACTTGGCGCGCTGCTCAGTATGCCGACGCCAGTTAATCTCCGTGATCAGTTGGCGGGCCGAAAGCCGGCGCGAGGACTGCCAAAGGGCGGAAAAACCCGCATTCGCCGCCGGTCTGGCCGCAAACAGCCAGTGCAGGAACTGGGGATCCATCGCCTTGGCGGCGAGCACGGGAAACAGCGGCGCATCCTGGATGTCCAGACCGGCAACCAAGCCGGCTTTTTCCAGACTGATGCCACGTGCCCGAAACCAGTCCGCCAGTGGCCAATCAAACCAGAGCGTGGTGGCCGCCTCCACGGTGCCAGAAAAAGTATCGCGAATGCCATAGGCGCGAACGCAATAATCGGTTTCGCCCACGGGCACAAAATCCAGGCAGGCTCCCGCCTCCAACTTAAGCGGCCACTGATTGGCTGGCGCGCCGGTCACCACATGGTTGCTGGCCAGTTCCCAGGTGGCGGGCACATGGCTATTTTCCAGCCATAACGCCTGATTTTGCTCGCGACTCAGGAGGTAATCAAACTGCGTGTTCTGGATATATTGATCCGGATGCCGCTTGGCACCCATCAGCCCCAGCTTGGTTTCATCCAGTTCCACGCTCTGCATGCGGGATACGGATTCGATCATTTCCTGGCTGGAACTGAAACGGTAAATATCCGCGCCCGGCAGCGGCACCACCGCGCAGGATAGGCGGTTGATGAGCGGATTCTGCACCGAGGGATGCGCCCCCAATGCCGGTCCGAAATCCCGGTATAAACCGCACGCCTGCACCCGGCCCCCGGCGAACGCTCCTTGCTGTGCCACCCAGCCGCAGCGTTCCAGCAACACTTCAATGGCCTGCGCGCTAAAGAGCCAGGCACCTGTGTCCACCAGGTAAATCTGGTCATTCGGCAACGCCCGCAACTGCGCTGCCGCCGGCTTTTGCAGAAACTGGGACAAGTCATTGGGGCGCTGGCGGGTGGTGATAAAAACACCAAAGCCATGCGCCCGTTCCGGCGTTTGCCACAGACCTAATCCGAGCACATCCGCCACCGGCAGCTTGGGCAGTTGCGCCGGCAACCGCAACAGGACGTCACCGCTGACCACCATCACCGGCAGGCTGTCTGGCGCCTGGCCCAGGATCTTCAAGCAATCGGGCAACAATAAATCGAGTAACGTTTGATCCAGGCGCTGTCCGCGCGCCCAACGCATGACGGAAATCGGAATCAACGGCTTGCCGCTCGCAGCATACGCTGGCAAGGCACGGTGTTCCCCGCCGCCATTGATGATCAGCTTGCGAGAACTGCGCAACCAATCGCCAAACGACTGTCCCGCACCGAGGCGCCGCCAAGCCTCCACCAGCACGTGCGCGGTGGCCCCGCCTGAGCCCACGGATTGACCCTCCGGGTCAGTGGTCACAATCCATTGGCAATTGGATTGGCCCTCCGGGGCGCGAAATTCGGCCGCCGCCCGCGGCGGAAGCGTCAACAGGCACTGCACAGTGGTTGGGGTTGAGGTCATAAGGGGCTAGGGTTCAAGTTGAGGCATCGTCATGCCTCCGGTGCGAAGCTGCTGGTTAAAGCGAGAGAAATACCGCTACCGACGATGGAGCCACCAAGCCCATCGCCATCCGAGCAGCATTTGATAATAACGAATGGCATACCTTTCGACACGCTTTTTTGAGCGTGTGACGGAGCCACAATGCCGTTTCCTGAGAAGGATGTGAAGTTGAAACTGCGAGATTCACTTCCAAACCGCCCCGCGCTTGGAGAGTGAGGGCCCGGGCGTGCGAAATAATAGGGGCATGGACCATGGCAAAAAGATGACAGGCACTTTATGTGAAAGGCGGCTTGTTTGTGGGCACCCACCAAAACCCCGGCGAGAAAGATTGCGATACTCCTGGCATTCGTGCTTAACATGGGGCCATGCGCAGCACTTGGAAATATCTATGGAACCTTGGGATGGTTTTACTGGGGACGATATCCGTCTTGGCCGGTGAAGAGCCGCCCATGATTCCGGTAGGGCTGGATGCCTATCGCATGTGGGAGCGCTGGCCGTATCAGCGGATCGGCGCGCGTGCCTACATGCGCAGCACGTATGACCGGCGCGGCGGCAATGAAGGAGCGGACGCCAGCCATTTCCTTTATCAACTCGCGGATGATTTCAATGTCACTCTGGATGTCGAGGGGCCGGGAATCCTGTGCTTTGCGCGTTACAATCATTGGCATGGCAGTCCCTGGCATTACGTCGTGGACGGCCAGGATCATCTCCTCCAGGAGACCGGCACCGCCGATCCTGTGAACGCGAAGAAAACCCTGACCCGCACGACCTTCCTGCCGGAGAACCTGCTCCCGGAACCCCTGGCCTGGACCTGGTCCACCACCAAAGGCGCTGATTTAATGTGGGTGCCGATGGGTTTTGAAAAATCCTTCCGCATGGCGTATTCGCGGACACGGTATGGCACCGGGTACTACATCTATCACCAATACGTGCGCGGCGCAAACCTGTCGCAGCCCATTCAAGCCTGGGATGGCAAGAACCCGCCCGATGGCGATGTGCTGGCGTTAATCAACCGCGCAGGTACGGATCTTACCACCGATTCCAAAACCATAAACAAAACGCCGCAACAGGCGTCCAATACGGTGGTCGGAGTGCTGCAAGAAGGTAAACCGCAGGTGCTGGCTACGCTGGCAGATGGCCCGGCCACCTTGAGAAAACTGGAATTCACCGTCAGCCGGGAACATGCGCTCAAATTTGGACGCGCCCGCTTGCGAATCACATGGGATGGTCGTCCGCAACCGTCGGTGGACGCGCCGCTGGCCCTGTTCTTTGGCGCCGGGGTTCTTTATAATCGCAATCAACAGCCCTATCTGGTCAAAGGGTTTCCGGTGCATATTCGGTATCAGGATGACTCGGTCACCCTGGCCTGCTATTTTCCCATGCCGTATTTCCGTTCGGTGCGCCTCGAACTCGTTGGCGAAGACGGATCGGCCATCCCGTTCCAGTGCCAGTACCGCACCGCAGCCCTGGCTGATCCAGCCAACCACGTCGGGTATTTCCACGCCACCTACCGCGACCATGCCACCCCGGAACCCGGCAAGGACCTCGTGTTGCTGGACACCAAACAGGCCGAAGGCGGCGGCGATTGGACCGGCAGCTTTGTGGGCATGTCCTGGATTTTCTCGGATCGCGGCGTGTTGAGTACCCTGGAAGGCGACCCGCGCTTTTTCTTCGATGACAGCCAGTCGCCCCAGGCGTACGGGACCGGCACCGAGGAATGGGGCGGCGGCGGGGATTACTGGGGCGGCCAGAACATGACGCTGCCGTTCGCCGGACATCCCGTCGGCGCGCGCAACACCAACAGCGCCAAATGCCCGGAAGACCTGATTCAATCCGCCTATCGCTTTCTATTGGCGGACCTGATGCCGTTCGGTAAAAACGCGCGCATCCAACTGGAACATGGCGGTGTCAATGAATCCACCGAACATTACCAAAGCGTGGTGTATTGGTACGGGCTGCCCGGCGCATCACTCGTGCAAACCGATTCCCTGAAAATCGGCGATGACACCAGCGAGCAACGTCACCGCTACCACTCTCCGCAAGCCTCGGCACCATATTCCATCACCTCCCGCTACGAGTTGGGACCGGACACCCTTCGCACCCCGACCAAAGGCGATGCGGAAGGGGGTGGCAACAAGTCTGCGGTATTGGAAATCTTTCCGGCGCATACCGACATAGGCCGCCAAACCACTGGCACTTCGGAATTCACGCTCAAACTGCAACCGGACAATTTCGGCGTTCTGTTGCGCCGCACCCTGGATTATCAATTTCCCAATCAACGCGCGGAAATTTTCGTGGCCGAGGAAAAGGATGGCCAAGCGGGCGAATTTCAACCCGCCGGAGTGTGGTACCTGGCCGGGGCAAACACCTGCGTGTATTCCAATCCCAAAGAGGAATTGGGCGCCACGCAACATAATGTTCAGACCTCCAACCGCCGGTTCCGCGATGACGAGTTCCTGGTTCCGCGCGACCTGACGGCCGGGCGCACCACCATTCGCGTGCGGGTAAAATTTACTCCGAAAAACATCCCCTTATTCCCCGGCCATCCTCTGGCTGAGCAGGCCTGGAGCGAAATCCGTTACGACGCCTATTGCTGGGTCATGCCACCCATGCCGGGCTCTGGGAAGAAATAGGGCCATCCCTTTTTGATATAATTGCATTGCGCTACCTTCCATGCTAGGATACGTATATTTGTTATGCATTCTACAATCACAGTCTCGGACCTGCAAAAGCAGACGCCCAAAATCGTGCGCGAGATCGAGCGCCAGGGCATGTGTGGCGTGACGCGCAACGGCCGTTTGGCGGCCTTCCTGATTTCCAAATCCAAAGTGGAGGCGATGATTGAGACCATGGAAATCCTTGCCGATCCGGAAGCCATGAAGGCCATCCGGGAGTTTGAGTCCGGAAAAATGACCACCAAAAGCGTGGAGTCTCTGGATGAAAACTAAGGTCCTGGTGTCTTCTCAGGTGGAGTGCTTTGTCAAATCCCTCGCTCCCGAACCGCGTCGTCTCCTCATCCGGGCCATTAAAGGTTTGGCGCTCGACAAAGGCGACCGGAAATTATTGGAGGGAAAACTTTCCGGTTACCAGCGGCTGCGCGTTTCCGGAATGAGGGTTGTGTACA from Verrucomicrobiota bacterium carries:
- a CDS encoding (Fe-S)-binding protein, which encodes MKITLFIPCFIDQFYPEVGISVVKILEKLGHQVEFPEEQTCCGQPAFNSGLWDEARAVAQQALKAFKNAEVVVTPSGSCGAMMRVFYPQLFQGTPQHEEAKILAAKTYEFSEFLVKKLNVTDLGASFPGKATFHDGCHGLREMHLKDEPRQLLKHVRGLELVEMNPKETCCGFGGTFAVKFPMISSAMGEAKCAAIEETTADYVISLDSSCLMHIQGMLNKQGKKVRGLHLAEVLAQGL
- a CDS encoding bifunctional fucokinase/fucose-1-phosphate guanylyltransferase, which encodes MTSTPTTVQCLLTLPPRAAAEFRAPEGQSNCQWIVTTDPEGQSVGSGGATAHVLVEAWRRLGAGQSFGDWLRSSRKLIINGGGEHRALPAYAASGKPLIPISVMRWARGQRLDQTLLDLLLPDCLKILGQAPDSLPVMVVSGDVLLRLPAQLPKLPVADVLGLGLWQTPERAHGFGVFITTRQRPNDLSQFLQKPAAAQLRALPNDQIYLVDTGAWLFSAQAIEVLLERCGWVAQQGAFAGGRVQACGLYRDFGPALGAHPSVQNPLINRLSCAVVPLPGADIYRFSSSQEMIESVSRMQSVELDETKLGLMGAKRHPDQYIQNTQFDYLLSREQNQALWLENSHVPATWELASNHVVTGAPANQWPLKLEAGACLDFVPVGETDYCVRAYGIRDTFSGTVEAATTLWFDWPLADWFRARGISLEKAGLVAGLDIQDAPLFPVLAAKAMDPQFLHWLFAARPAANAGFSALWQSSRRLSARQLITEINWRRHTEQRAKLRNGCLLPMLRNYRYSVFFKLDLESTARLFATGDQPLPKLDMDAGDGQEPLQQVHDQMFRAAVLRHRGTADWEQYESKAFALLQEMIVRDAQLSPVLPHSNVQEDQIVWGRSPVRLDLAGGWTDTPPYCLEYGGKVLNMAVDLNSQPPIQVFGKLGAEPALVLRSIDLGVEQRIHTYEELDTYARPGSEFALAKAALALAGFLPRFHATGGAPSLKDQLLEQFGGGIEVSMLSAVPKGSGLGTSSILAATLLATLSDLCGLNWDRNVLFIRTLALEQMLTTGGGWQDQAGAIFRGIKLVETGPGLSQKPTLRWLPPHLFEREYANKTVLLYYTGITRLAKNILQEIVRGIFLNSPSHLRIIGEIGLNAELTYQAIQQCDYNDLTACIRRSWTLNQRLDSGTNPPEVQRILTPVEDYLAATKLLGAGGGGFLLMFAKDEEAARRIQKTLTAQPPNPRARFVQLSLSDTGLQITRS
- a CDS encoding DUF2961 domain-containing protein: MRSTWKYLWNLGMVLLGTISVLAGEEPPMIPVGLDAYRMWERWPYQRIGARAYMRSTYDRRGGNEGADASHFLYQLADDFNVTLDVEGPGILCFARYNHWHGSPWHYVVDGQDHLLQETGTADPVNAKKTLTRTTFLPENLLPEPLAWTWSTTKGADLMWVPMGFEKSFRMAYSRTRYGTGYYIYHQYVRGANLSQPIQAWDGKNPPDGDVLALINRAGTDLTTDSKTINKTPQQASNTVVGVLQEGKPQVLATLADGPATLRKLEFTVSREHALKFGRARLRITWDGRPQPSVDAPLALFFGAGVLYNRNQQPYLVKGFPVHIRYQDDSVTLACYFPMPYFRSVRLELVGEDGSAIPFQCQYRTAALADPANHVGYFHATYRDHATPEPGKDLVLLDTKQAEGGGDWTGSFVGMSWIFSDRGVLSTLEGDPRFFFDDSQSPQAYGTGTEEWGGGGDYWGGQNMTLPFAGHPVGARNTNSAKCPEDLIQSAYRFLLADLMPFGKNARIQLEHGGVNESTEHYQSVVYWYGLPGASLVQTDSLKIGDDTSEQRHRYHSPQASAPYSITSRYELGPDTLRTPTKGDAEGGGNKSAVLEIFPAHTDIGRQTTGTSEFTLKLQPDNFGVLLRRTLDYQFPNQRAEIFVAEEKDGQAGEFQPAGVWYLAGANTCVYSNPKEELGATQHNVQTSNRRFRDDEFLVPRDLTAGRTTIRVRVKFTPKNIPLFPGHPLAEQAWSEIRYDAYCWVMPPMPGSGKK
- a CDS encoding type II toxin-antitoxin system Phd/YefM family antitoxin, translating into MHSTITVSDLQKQTPKIVREIERQGMCGVTRNGRLAAFLISKSKVEAMIETMEILADPEAMKAIREFESGKMTTKSVESLDEN